DNA from Asticcacaulis excentricus:
GTCCTGTGGGAAAGGGGCCCCGTTTACTCAGAGAGTAGATGATTAGGGCGCAGGTGTAAATTAGGGGTGAAGAGAGCGCAGAATTGTCTTATCACGGGTTTAATGGCCGATCTTTCATCCCCAGTTGAAACCGTCCCTGCCGTGGATGTGCGCCGTCCGGCGGTAAAGGGTTGCGGGCTGGTGTTCGCTTTGCCGCATTCGGGACCGTATCTGCCGCCGGCCTTTGTGGCGGCGGCGCGCTACGAGGCGCAACACCTGCGCATGACCGAAGACGCCTTTGTTGACGCGCTGATCGGCTTTGAGACGCTGGAAGGGGTGTGGGCGGTGCGGGCCAATTACAGCCGCGCCTATGTCGATGTGAACCGCCACCCGCTGGAGCTGGACCCGCGCCTGATCCGCGGCGCGCTGCCGAAAGGGGCGCTCAGCCAGTCGCTGCGCGTGCGCTCCGGTTACGGCGTCATTCCGCGCTGCCTGTCGGGCGGGCGGGAGATTCACGCGCAGCCGATCAGCTATGACGAGGCGGCGCGGCGTCTGGCGCAGGTGCACGTCCCTTATCACCGCGCGCTGACCGAAGCGCTGGCCGAAGCCAAGTCGGCGCACGGGCGGGTGACGCTGATCGACTGGCACTCCATGCCCTCGACGACGCTCAAACCGGGCTCGGAGGCCCAGCCGTCAGCGAAACTGGCGGATATTGTGCTGGGGGATCTGCATGGTGAGGCGTGCGCGCCCGGCCTGACGGCCTTTGTGCGGCAGGTGTTTGAAGCGCACGGCTTCCGCGTGGCGCATAACCATCCCTTTGCCGGCGGCTATACGCTTGAACGCTACGCCCAGCCGCCCAAGGGGGTGGAGGCGCTACAGATCGAGCTGAACCGCGGGCTCTACATGGATGAGGCAACCCTGACCCTCAGCCCCAATGCCGGGCGCATGAAGGCGGCCATCGCGGCCGTGATCGACGGGCTGAAGCGAAGGTAATACCAAGGGTCATTGAAAATGACTCTTGATATTACCTTCGAGACTGTCTCATGTCACTGACACATATGAGACAGTCTCGTGTCTTCAACGGCCGGATGCGGTCAGCATTTTCGGCCGTTGGTATAAGGGACTTATTCGGGCAAAAAAAAGCCGCGCTACACGAGCGCGGCTAAGTCTACAGGGAGGAAACGCCCAGGAAGGGCATCGACGTAAAAACGTCGAACACTGACTTTATACGTTGCGATGCAAAAATCCACAAGCGGAAAACGCATTTGTATGATCACGTATCGTTACAATGGTTCCTAAGCGTAAGAAATAAAGTTAAGCAAACCTTTGCGTTATTTAGAAAACGATTCAGCCAGCTTTCGTTTCTATATTTGTTTTATCTTGCTGCGACGCAGCATTTTCCGGTTCGTCCTCTATTTTTCCGTCATAGATGGGGCGGGTGCGGGTAGGGTAGGGATGCTCCTCCAGAAGCTCACGCATCCGCCGCAGGCCGCGCGCCGCCTGTGAGCGCGACTGCCGCCAGGCCAGGAGCGCGGTGGCACCGATGCTGGCCAGCGCCAGAGGGATCGGACCGAACAGCCACGCGGCGGCGGCCAGCGAGAAATAGTAACCGCGCACGCCCTGCGAAAAGTTCGACATGGCCGGCTCGAAAATGTCCGACACGGCCTCGGTGAAGGCCTGCGCGCTCTGCGGGTCGATGTTTTCGGGCACCGCGCCCATGGCGGCCACGGCGTAGTTGGTCTGACGCAGGGCCCAGATGAAGTTGAGAAGCCCGCGCGCCAGACAGACCATGACCAGAGCCAGCTTCATCAGGAGCAGGGCCGAGGACGAGGTGTCGATACCGAGCGCGTGCGCGCTCTTGTACGACAGGTCGCCGGTAAAGATGGCCCCGGCGACGGCGGCAATCAGGATGAGGTTGGCCGAAGCGAAGAAGCTCATTGAATTGACGCCGTGACCGATGAGGTTGGAGTCGTAGAGCTTGAACGAGCGGATGACCATTTCCTTCATCCACGCGCGCCGCACGATGGTCAGGTCCTTGAAGATCACGCCCGATTTCTTGGACAGGGCCTTGAGCACCGGCTCATAGCCCAGCCAGCAAAAGATGAAGACCAGAAGGGCGGCGAAATCGCGCCAGCTACCGAACAGTTTGACGATCAGTTCCATGACGAGGACTTTTGTAAGGGGCTGTTGTTATGAGACTTTGGTCTAGTTGCGGTGTTTCGAAGTCGCCTGACAAGCGATAATTCCTTGTCGGGTAACAAATTGTAGCAAAGTGCGAAAACAAAAAACGCAGACTTCGCTTGTGCGAAAGAAGCGGACCGCTTATGACAGCGCCCAAACCATATCTTCAATGCCGTTTAACAATAAAGACATCCTATGAATCTCGATAAGATTTCCGTCGGTCCGAACGCTCCCTGGGACATCCACGCCGTCATCGAAATTCCGCAGGGCGGTATGCCCGTCAAGTACGAAATGGATAAGGATTCCGGCGCGCTGTTCGTCGATCGCTTCCTTTACACCTCCATGTTCTATCCGGGTAACTACGGCTTTATCCCGCACACGCTGGCTGACGACGGCGACCCCTGTGACATTCTGGTGGTCGGTCCGACGCCGGTCTATCCGGGCGTAGTCATCCGTTCGCGCCCCATTGGTGTGCTGCTGATGGAAGACGAAGCGGGCAAGGACGAGAAGATTCTGGCCGTGCCGGTGGACAAGCTGCACCCCTACTACACCAATGTCTCGAGCTATCGTCAGATGCCGGCCATCATGATCGAGCAGATCACCCACTTCTTCGCCCACTACAAGGATCTCGAGAAGAACAAGGAAACCCGCGTTCTGGGCTGGGGCGATCCGGAGCAGGCCGCTCAGCTGATCCGCGAAGGTCAGGAACGTCTGGCCAAGAAGATCGGTTGATCTTTAAAATACTACTGAAAGGCCCGCTGGCAACAGCGGGCTTTTTTGTGCGCGATTTTCAGAATTGTGAAAACAAGTCACACGATGAAATATGGATTGACCTGCCGCACAGGCCATGCAATTGTTTCTATACAAAAGGACCACGCGGTAATTTCTGCTTTTTGCGATGGCATATATTCGCAAATTTTCGCAGTCCTTTGCAAAATGGGGTCAAATTATCGGATGAATTCGATTATTTGATCGGTTCTGTGCATGAATCTCCTGCCTGCTCAAAAATAAGCTTTAAAAATCAAATGAGAAATGGGCGCGCGCCGGTAAGACGCCTAAAGGCCGCGTTGTGGATTTCTCAGTAAACCGCATGATATTAGTCCGCGCTGGTATAACGCGTTGCGTATCCGTGGCCTGAGCGTGTGTTTGTGCGGGCCTGCGGTTTCTTCCTCCCCCAAAAATAGACTTTTCAGGTCAGAACAGAAAATACCTATGTCCGATAGCTCATCCGATGTGGCGTCGCGCCTCTACGCACTTGCCGTAGCCCGTGATACCGCTAACCTGGTCGATCTCGACGCCTCCCTTGCCCTTGCCCGCGCTTCGGTGCGCACGCTGATGGCCCTGTCGCCGCAGGCGGCCATGCTGATGCGTGAGTTCGCGCAGGAAGAAATCGACCGACTGCATATGGAATGCACCGAGGAATCGCATGGTTCCATCGCCATCATCCGCGATACGCTGAATATGGCCTGAGCCCTGCTCACCGGTGCAAAACAAAAAAGCCCGAAGGCATTGGCCTCCGGGCTTTTTTCATGGCTTGATGCGACGCCTATTCGACCGTCTGATCTTCGATCTCGGCGTCCGGGCCGTTCTTCTTGATCGACTCAATGGCATTCTTGGCCGAAGCCTTGGAAGCATAGCCTTCGGTCCAGAAAATCGTCTCGGAATTATAGACGAAATAGGCGACGAATTCGCCGGCCTTGTTCTTTTTGATCAGGAACTTGTGCGCCATGAGAGTCTCCGTTTGTTGGCAACGCCATCGGGCGTCGGCGTGAGGATTCTCCGCAAAGGGGATTCCGTCAAGCCCAAGTTACGAAGTTATCGGAAGCGTTTGAGCCCGTGGTGCCAGATCAGGCCCAGAAACCCGCCCTTGATGAATGGCAGCAGCAGCAGGGTCAGGGCGCCCATAATGGTCAGGGTCACCGGCACCACGATTTCCAGAGGGAAATTCCAGAAAAACTCAAAGGCAAACATCGGTGCAATGACCAGATGCCCGACCAGCAGCATGGTCACATAGGCCGGGCCGTCGTCGCAGGGATAGGCCCCCAGCGGCGTCTGACAATGGCTGCACGTATCCACCACCTTGAGATAGCCCCGGAAGGCGTGGCCTTCGCCACAGGCGGGGCAGCGGCGGCGCAGGCCGCGGGAAATGGCCGTCGAAAGTGAGGCTTTATCGGTCATGGGGCCGGAACTCCGCTGTTATCGGTTCTTATCATACGCCGATATGTGGGAAACCACACGTCCCCCCGCCATGTGTAACGCTGTCGCAGGCCTGTCGATACCGCATTGCGAGCCTTGGGTGTGATTTTACGCTTGCAAAATCACATAAAGACATCTTTATATGGTTATATGAAATCGAGCGACATACTGGGCGAAGCGGCGCTGCTGGAGGCGTTAAAGGCGATGGGGGAGCCCACACGTCTGCGTCTTTTGCGTCTTTTAGCGCATGAAGAACTGTCTGTCATGGAATTGGTGCGGATTCTCAATCAGAGTCAGCCGCGCATTTCACGCCACCTCAAGCTGATGAATGAGGCCGGGGTAATTGACCGTTTTCCGGACGGGGCCTGGGTCTTCTATCGCCTGAGTGAGCATCCGGCCCTGACGCCGTTGATTGACTCAGTTCTGACGGCGCTGGGTGATGAAAACAGCGCCGATCTTCGGGCGCTGGAAGAGGTGCGCGGTCAGCGGCTTGAGGCGGCGCAGGGCTATTTCGAAAATATCGCCCCCGTATGGGACCAGATCCGCTCGCACTACGTCGATGATGCCGAGGTCGAGGCGGCCATTCAATCGCTGGTGGGCGATGCGCCGGTCGAAACCATCGTTGATCTGGGCACCGGGTCGGGGCGGATGCTCAGCCTGCTGGCCCCGAACGCGCAATACGCCATCGGGCTCGACCTGTCGCAGCAGATGCTCAACATCGCCCGCGCCCGCACGCGCGAGGCGGGCCTGAGCGGCATCGATTTCCGCCACGGCGACATCCTCGCCACCCGGCTCAATGGTCAGAGCGCCGATCTGGTCGTCATCCACCAGGTGCTGCACTTCCTACCCGATCCGGGGCAGGCGCTGAAAGAGGCGGCGCGGCTGCTGAAACCCGGCGGCCGCCTGCTGATCGTCGATTTCGCCCCGCACCGGCTGGAGATCATGCGCGACGAATATCAGCACCGTCGCCTCGGCATCGGTGATGACGATATGGGCCACTGGCAGAAGGTGGCCGGGCTTAAGGCCCTGCGCAGCCTGTCCCTCCCGCCGCATCAGGAGCCCGGTCTGACCGTGCGCATCTGGCTGATGCAAAAAGCCTGATGCATCCCATAAAACGCTACAGAGAATACGCTTATGGCTCCGCCGCCCGCCTTTGTTCAGTCCGCCATTGCCCGCTCGGTCCGCGCCGGGGCGTCGCACCTCAATGTGTCGTTTGAGTTCTTCCCGCCCAAGTCGGCGGAGATGGAAGAGAGCCTGTGGGGCGCTATCCGCCGCCTTGAGCCGCTGAACCCCAGCTTCGTCTCGGTCACCTATGGGGCGGGCGGTTCGACGCGCGAGCGTACCCACCGCACGGTGAAGCGCATACTGGACGAAACCGCGCTGAAACCTGCCGCGCACCTGACCTGCGTCGAGGCCTCACGCGAAGAGGTCGATGAGGTCATCCGCGAATACTGGAACGCCGGTGTGCGCCACATCGTGGCCCTGCGTGGCGACCCGCCCGGCGGGCTTCAGGACGGTCAGTACAGGCCGCGTCCGGACGGCTATCAGAACGCCACGGAGCTGACCGCCGCCATCCGCCGCATCGGTGATTTTGAGGTCAGCGTCGGCGTCTATCCGGAAAAGCACCCGCAGTCGCCGTCTCTAGACTTTGATCTCGACGTGCTGCGTCAGAAGGTCGATGCCGGGGCGACGCGCGGCATCAGCCAGTTCTTCTTTGAGCCGGAAACCTTCCTGCGCTTCCGCGATGCCGTGGCCGATGCGGGCATTCAGATTGATCTGACGCCGGGCATCATGCCGGTCACCAATTTCAAGGGCCTGCGCAAGATGGCGGCGGCCTGCGAAGCCGCGGTGCCCGACTGGCTGCAAGAGCTTTTCCAAGGCCTCGACGACGATGCGGAGACGCGCAAACTGCTGGCCTCGGCCGTGGCGGTCGAGCAGGTGCTGGGGTTGGAGCGCGAAGGGGTGAACCATTTCCACTTCTACACGCTCAACCGGGCCGAACTGGTCTATTCCATCTGTCGCGTTCTAGGTCTAAGGGACGGTCAGCCGACCGCCGCCTGATTGCCTTCTCATGTCTCTTCAACCTGACTACGCTTCGATTACGCGGGCGGACCCCAATCCGTTCAAGCGCTATTTGCAACGCAAGCGCTTCGAGGAGGCGATTGCCCTGCTGAAAGGTCGGCATCCGGCGCTCAGTATCGACTACGGTGCCGGTGATGGTGAACTGGCGCGGCAGCTACGTCAGGCCTGTCCCGACGGCGAGGTCATTTGCTTTGAGCCGTCGGCGCAGTTGCGAGCGCAGGCTGTGGCCCATGTCGGCGCGCTGAGCGGCGTGACGGTGGTGGCCGGGATCGAAGGGATTGCCGATGCGAGTGCGGACGCGATCTTCTGTCTGGAGGTGTTCGAGCACCTGCCACCCGAGGAGATGGAGGCGGCGCTGGCCCAGATGCACCGGCTGTTGAAGCCCGATGGCGTGCTGATTATCGGCGTGCCGGTCGAGACGGGGCCGGTGGCGTGGGTGAAGGGCTGGTTCCGCGGGCGTCGGCGAGTGGATTTCGACACGGACCGCTATCGTATCGCGCAGGCGGCGCGCGGCGATATCCGTTTCGAGCGCTTGCGCGTGGACTTTGAGGGCGGCTGGGGCTACTACCCGCACCATCTGGGCTTTGATTATCGTGATCTGCTGGCGCGCGTGAAGGCGCACTTTGTGATCGAAACGCGCCGCTCCAGCCCGCTGGCCCTGCTGCCACCGGAATGGAACAGCGAACTGAACCTGCTTCTGCGGAAGCGCTGATAACCTTCGCCTCCCCTGATTTCAGGGGAGGTGGATTCGAGGCCGCAAGGCTTCGAAGACGGTGGGGTTAAACCCGCCGGTGTAACCCCCCTCCGCCCATTCCGGCGGTGTCCCCCCTGAGATCAGGGGGGAAGGAGACAGATATGACCCGTCAGGACCGCATTGACACCCTGAAAGCCGCCGCCAAGGAACGCATCCTGATCCTCGACGGATCATGGGGCGTGATGATCCAGCGGCGTGGCCTCGATGAGCAGGATTTCCGCGGTGAGCGCTTCAAGGACCATGTTGGTCAGATGAAGGGCAATAACGACATCCTGTGCCTGACCCGCCCGGACATCATCACCGACCTGCACAATCAATACTATGCGGCGGGGGCTGATATTTCCGAGACCAATACCTTCTCGGCGACGACCATTGCCATGGACGACTATCACCTTGATGCGCAGGCCTGCTGGGACATCAATTACGAAGGGGCGAAGCTGGCGCGCGCCGCCGCCGATGCCTGGACGGCGAAGGAGCCGGAAAAGCCGCGCTTTGTGGCGGGCTCGATCGGGCCGCTGAACAAGATGCTGTCCATGTCGTCGGACGTGAATGACCCCGGCGCGCGCAGCGTCACCTTCGATCAGGTCTATGAGGCCTATAAGCAGCAGATTCGCGCGCTGAACGAAGGTGGGGTGGACCTCTATCTGGTTGAGACCATTACCGACACGCTGAACTGCAAGGCGGCGCTCAAGGCCATTATGGACCTTGAGGACGAGGGGCTCGACAAGCTGCCGATCTGGATTTCGGGCACCATTACCGACCGCTCGGGCCGTACCCTCAGCGGGCAGACGGCGGAGGCCTTCTGGAACTCGGTCAAGCACGCCAAACCGTTTGCCATCGGCTTTAACTGCGCGCTGGGGGCCGACCTGATGCGCCCCCACATTGCCGAGCTGGCGCGCGTGGCCGATACGCTGGTCGCCGCCTATCCCAATGCCGGCCTGCCCAACGCCATGGGGCAGTATGACGAGCAGCCGCACGAAACGGCGCACGAACTGCACGAATGGGCCAAGGACGGGCTGGTCAATATTCTGGGGGGCTGCTGCGGCACGACACCCGACCATATCAAACACGTCGCCGATGAGGTGCGCGGGTTTGCGCCGCGCGTCCCGCCGGAGCGCCCGCGCGCCCTGCGTCTGGCGGGCCTTGAACCGTTTGAATTGAATTGAGGTTGTTATGCGTCTGACCCTGCTTTTCGGCGGCCTGAGCCGCGAGCGTCTGGTGGCCGTCGCCACCACCCAATCCCTGCACAAGGCCCTGCCCGAAGCCGATCTATGGTTCTGGGACGAGGACAATCACGTCTATGAGGCCTCGTCTCTGGCGCTTCTGGGCCATCAGCGGCCGTTCGAGGTGCCCTTCCGCGCCGATGGCCACGATCTGGGGACCATTGATCAGGCGCTGGACAGGGCCGCCGCCGAAGACCGCGTGCTGGTGCTTGGCCTGCACGGTGGCATTGCCGAAAATGGCGAGTTTCAGGTTAAGTGCGAGGCGAGGGGCGTGCCCTTCACCGGCTCCGGTTCGGCGGCTTCGCATCTGTCTTTCGATAAGGTCTCGGCCAAGCGCTTTGCCGCCTGCGCCGGGGTGCCGTCTCCGGCGGGCATTGCGCTCAGTGACCTTGACGCCGCCTTTGCCGAATATGGCAAGCTGGTCGCCAAGCCGGCGCAGGACGGGTCGAGCTTCGGCCTGATCTTCGTCAACTCGACCAATGACCTTGTGGCGGTGCGCGAAGCCGCCAATGAACAGCCCTATCTGATCGAGCCGTTTGTGACGGGGGCCGAGGCGACCTGCGCCGTGCTTGAGCAGGCCGACGGGTCGCTGATCGCCCTGCCGCCCATCGAGATCATCCCTGACCGCGGGGCCTTTGATTACCACTCCAAATATCTGTCCAACCAGACGCAGGAAATCTGCCCCGCGCGCTTTGCGCCGGAGGTGATGGCGGAGATTCAGCGGCTGGCCATTGCGGCGCATAAGGCGCTGTCGTGCCGGGGCTATACGCGGTCGGACTTCATCGTCTCCGATAAGGGCCCGGTGTTTATCGAAACCAACACCCTGCCCGGTATGACGGCCTCGTCGCTGTACCCCAAGGCGCTGGCGGCGCAGGGGATTGGCTTTGTCGATTTCCTGCACGGTCAGGTCGATATTGCGGTCAGGCGGGCGGGGAAATAGTTCTCCTCCCTTCGCTTTCGCCAGCATTGGGCATCTGAGCGCGTAACGAAGATAACGGAAGGGGATATGTTTGTCCGCATCGCAGTCTCGATAAACGAAGTCAGGTGATGTTTTTACGACCTGAGTCCTCCCCCTCTACCGCTTCGCGGTCCCCCTCCCCACGCTTCGCGCAGGGAGGAGAAAACAGGAAATGACCCTAAATCCTTTTTCCGACAACTGGTCCGACCGTCTGCGGATCGCCGCCGATGTGCTGAAAGACGTTACGCCGGACGAGCTGCGTGTCGATCAGCCGTTTTATGATGAACTGACGCTGGTCCTGACCGAATACCGCCTGAGCGATGCCGCCTTTGCCGCTGCCGCGCCGCAGGTGCCCAATCCGCCGGACTGGGCGCAACTGAGCGCCGCCGTGCATGGTTCGACGCCCAATGCCCTGCTGCTGCACATCCACGGCTGGCTGGCGCAGGCGCGGTGGATCGACACGCCTCTGGTGCGCGTGCACGCACAGGGCCTGCTCGAACCGGCGCTGCGGCGACTGGCGGCCCATGTTTCCGACCTTGATATTACACCTGTAAAAGACGATTAAGCGCGCATGACCACGATTATGACCCCCACCTTCATCAATATCGGCGAACGCACCAATGTCACGGGTTCGGCCAAGTTCCGTAAGCTGATCGTCGAAGGCAACTACACCGCCGCGCTCGATGTGGCGCGTCAGCAGGTGGAGGCCGGGGCGCAGATCATCGACATCAATATGGACGAAGGCCTGCTCGATGCGGTGAAGGCCATGACGACCTTCCTCAACCTGCTGGCCGCCGAACCCGATATCGCCCGCGTGCCGGTGATGATCGACTCGTCGAAGTGGGAGGTGATTGAGGCGGGCCTAAAATGCGTGCAGGGCAAGGCCATCGTCAACTCCATCTCGATGAAAGAGGGCGAAGACATCTTCCGCCACCACGCCCGCGAATGCCTGAAATACGGCGCGGCGGTAGTGGTCATGGCCTTTGACGAGGTGGGGCAGGCCGACACGGCGGCGCGCAAGATCGACATCTGTACGCGCGCCTACAACATCCTTGTGGGCGAGGTGGGCTTCCCGCCCGAAGACATCATCTTCGACCCCAATATCTTCGCCGTGGCGACGGGGATCGAGGAACACGACAACTACGCCGTGGACTTTATCGAAGCGACGCGGACGATCAAACAGACCCTGCCCTATGCGCGCATATCGGGCGGCGTGTCGAACGTCAGCTTCTCCTTCCGTGGCAATGAGCCGGTGCGCCGCGCCATCCACTCGGTGTTCCTGTATCACGCCATCAAGGCCGGCATGGATATGGGCATCGTCAATGCCGGCGACCTGCCGGTCTATGACGATATCGACGCCGAACTACGCGAAGCGGTCGAGGATGTGATCCTCAATCGCCCTCAACGCCACAATGTCAGCAATACCGAATGGCTGGTCGATCTGGCTCCCAAATACAAGGGCGAGAAGGGGCAGGTTGAGGCCAAAACTCTGGCCTGGCGCGAAGGCTCTGTCGAAGACCGCCTGAAACATGCTCTCGTGCACGGCATCACCGAATTTATCGAAGCCGATACCGAAGAGGCGCGGCAACAGGCTGAGCGTCCTCTGCACGTCATCGAAGGCCCTCTGATGGCCGGGATGAATGTGGTTGGCGACCTGTTCGGGGCGGGCAAGATGTTCCTGCCGCAGGTGGTTAAATCCGCCCGCGTCATGAAGCAGTCGGTGGCGTACCTCATGCCCTTCATGGAGGCCGAAAAAGACGGCGCCGAGCATCAGTCGGCGGGCAAGATCCTGATGGCCACGGTCAAGGGCGACGTCCACGATATCGGCAAGAACATCGTCGGCGTGGTCCTGCAATGTAACAATTACGAGGTGGTCGATCTCGGGGTCATGGTGCCTGCTGATCGCATCCTCGAAGAGGCCAAAAAGCACAAGGTCGATATGATCGGCCTTTCGGGCCTGATCACGCCGTCGCTGGATGAAATGGTGTTTGTGGCGCGCGAAATGCAGCGTCAGGGCTTTGATATTCCGCTGCTGATCGGCGGGGCGACGACCTCGAAAACCCATACGGCGGTGAAGATCGAGCCGGGCTACAGCAACGGGCAGACCGTCTATGTGCTCGACGCCTCGCGCGCCGTGGGCGTGGTGTCGCAACTGCTGTCCGACACGGATAAGGCGCAGTTCATCGCCGATACCCGCTCCGACTATGAGAAGGTGCGTCTGGCCTATGGCAAGGGCGATCAAAAGCCGCGTTCGGACCTTAAAGAAGCGCGTTCAAAGAAGTTTGTCATCGACTTTGCGGCCGAAGCCCCCGTCGCGCCAACCTTCCTTGGAACGCGCACCTTCAGCCCCTATGATCTGCACGATCTGGCCGACCATATTGACTGGACGCCGTTCTTTGCCACCTGGGAGCTGGCCGGGCGCTTCCCGGACATCCTTGAGGACGAGATTGTGGGCGAGGCGGCCACCGCCCTCTATGCCGATGCGCAGGCCATGCTGAAGCGCATTCTGGACGAAAAATGGTTTGAGGCGCGCGGCGTCGTCGGCTTCTGGCCCGCCAATGCTACCGAAGACGACGATATCGAAGTCTATGAAGACGAGACGCGCTCAAAGGTCATCGCCCGCTTCCACACCCTGCGTCAGCAGATGAAGAAGACGCGCGACGATCAGTCGAACACGGCCTTGAGCGACTTTGTGGCCCCGAAAGGCACCCCCGACTGGATCGGCGGCTTTGCCGTCACCGCCGGGCATGGCGAAATGGAGATCGCGGCGAAGTTCAAGGCGGCGGGCGACGACTATAACGCCATTCTGGCCACTGCTCTGGCCGACCGTCTGGCCGAAGCCTTTGCCGAAGCTCTGCACAAGCGCGTGCGCCGAGAGTTGTGGGCCTATGCCGCCGACGAAGACCTTGATGTCGCCGGTCTGATCGCCGAGCAGTATAAGGGCATCCGCCCGGCACCCGGCTATCCGGCCCAGCCCGACCACACCGAAAAATGGACCCTGTTCGACCTTCTGGACGCGCGGGCAAAGGCGGGGATGGAACTGACCGAAAGCCTCGCCATGACGCCGCCGGCCTCGGTATCGGGCCTCTATTTCGCGCATCCGAAGTCGCACTATTTCGGCGTCGGCAAGATCGAAAAGGATCAGGTCGAAGACTATGCCCGCCGCAAGGGCTGGAGCGTAGATGAGGCCGAGCGGTGGCTGAGCCCGATCCTGAACTACGTGCCGTGATCGGAAAGC
Protein-coding regions in this window:
- the metH gene encoding methionine synthase, which encodes MTTIMTPTFINIGERTNVTGSAKFRKLIVEGNYTAALDVARQQVEAGAQIIDINMDEGLLDAVKAMTTFLNLLAAEPDIARVPVMIDSSKWEVIEAGLKCVQGKAIVNSISMKEGEDIFRHHARECLKYGAAVVVMAFDEVGQADTAARKIDICTRAYNILVGEVGFPPEDIIFDPNIFAVATGIEEHDNYAVDFIEATRTIKQTLPYARISGGVSNVSFSFRGNEPVRRAIHSVFLYHAIKAGMDMGIVNAGDLPVYDDIDAELREAVEDVILNRPQRHNVSNTEWLVDLAPKYKGEKGQVEAKTLAWREGSVEDRLKHALVHGITEFIEADTEEARQQAERPLHVIEGPLMAGMNVVGDLFGAGKMFLPQVVKSARVMKQSVAYLMPFMEAEKDGAEHQSAGKILMATVKGDVHDIGKNIVGVVLQCNNYEVVDLGVMVPADRILEEAKKHKVDMIGLSGLITPSLDEMVFVAREMQRQGFDIPLLIGGATTSKTHTAVKIEPGYSNGQTVYVLDASRAVGVVSQLLSDTDKAQFIADTRSDYEKVRLAYGKGDQKPRSDLKEARSKKFVIDFAAEAPVAPTFLGTRTFSPYDLHDLADHIDWTPFFATWELAGRFPDILEDEIVGEAATALYADAQAMLKRILDEKWFEARGVVGFWPANATEDDDIEVYEDETRSKVIARFHTLRQQMKKTRDDQSNTALSDFVAPKGTPDWIGGFAVTAGHGEMEIAAKFKAAGDDYNAILATALADRLAEAFAEALHKRVRRELWAYAADEDLDVAGLIAEQYKGIRPAPGYPAQPDHTEKWTLFDLLDARAKAGMELTESLAMTPPASVSGLYFAHPKSHYFGVGKIEKDQVEDYARRKGWSVDEAERWLSPILNYVP